A genome region from Micromonospora peucetia includes the following:
- a CDS encoding PLP-dependent aminotransferase family protein: MSDPDPRVLTEGFAVADPVDLRVADLHPAVDDPALNSMNFLNEVAQHYPDAVSLAAGRPYEEFFDVAALPRHLETFRRHLADDLGQSPAQVHRTLFQYGRTKGIVHHLVARNLAVDEGITVDPEAIVVTVGCQEAMFLVLRALRADPRDLLLAVAPTYVGLTGAARLLDLPVRPVAGGPTGIDLADLREQVRRARAAGLRPRACYVMPDFANPSGTSIGLADRQRLLDLAVEEDLLLLEDNPYGLFPAGDAGRPPTLKALDTARRVVYLGSFAKTVLPGARVGYLVADQRVALAEGTVGLLADQLAKIKSMVTVNTSAIAQAVVGGALLEHGCSLVAATVRERAAYGRNLRHLVDGLARRFPADTSPVRWNVPAGGFFVVVTVPFAVDDALLHRSAREYGLLWTPMAHFYDDGAPVDALRLSVSAVTPEQIDLGLDRLAALVADETARRAATADVG, from the coding sequence GTGTCCGACCCGGACCCGCGCGTGCTGACGGAGGGCTTTGCGGTGGCCGACCCGGTGGACCTGCGCGTCGCCGACCTGCACCCGGCGGTCGACGACCCGGCGCTGAACTCGATGAACTTCCTCAACGAGGTGGCCCAGCACTACCCCGACGCGGTGTCGCTGGCGGCCGGCCGGCCGTACGAGGAGTTCTTCGACGTCGCGGCGCTGCCCCGGCACCTGGAGACGTTCCGCCGGCACCTGGCCGACGACCTCGGCCAGAGCCCCGCGCAGGTGCACCGGACCCTGTTCCAGTACGGCCGCACCAAGGGCATCGTGCATCATCTCGTCGCCCGCAACCTTGCCGTCGACGAGGGCATCACGGTCGACCCGGAGGCGATCGTGGTGACGGTCGGCTGCCAGGAGGCGATGTTCCTGGTGCTGCGGGCGCTGCGGGCCGACCCGCGCGACCTGTTGCTCGCCGTGGCCCCGACGTACGTCGGGCTGACCGGCGCCGCCCGGCTGCTGGACCTGCCGGTGCGGCCGGTGGCGGGTGGCCCGACCGGGATCGACCTGGCCGACCTGCGCGAGCAGGTGCGTCGGGCCCGGGCGGCAGGGCTGCGTCCACGTGCCTGCTACGTGATGCCGGACTTCGCGAACCCGTCCGGGACCAGCATCGGCCTGGCCGACCGGCAGCGGCTGCTCGACCTGGCCGTTGAGGAGGACCTGCTGCTGCTGGAGGACAACCCGTACGGCCTCTTTCCCGCCGGAGACGCCGGCCGGCCGCCCACGCTCAAGGCGCTGGACACCGCGCGGCGGGTGGTCTACCTGGGCTCGTTCGCCAAGACGGTGCTGCCCGGTGCCCGCGTGGGCTACCTGGTCGCCGACCAGCGGGTCGCCTTGGCGGAAGGTACGGTGGGCCTGCTCGCCGACCAGCTTGCCAAGATCAAGAGCATGGTCACGGTGAACACCTCGGCGATCGCCCAGGCCGTGGTCGGCGGCGCGCTGCTGGAGCACGGGTGCAGCCTCGTGGCGGCCACCGTCCGGGAGCGGGCCGCGTACGGCCGCAACCTGCGCCACCTGGTCGACGGCCTGGCCCGGCGGTTCCCGGCGGACACCTCGCCGGTGCGGTGGAACGTCCCGGCCGGCGGGTTCTTCGTCGTGGTCACCGTGCCGTTCGCCGTCGACGACGCGCTGCTGCACCGCTCCGCCCGCGAGTACGGCCTGCTCTGGACGCCGATGGCGCACTTCTACGACGACGGCGCCCCGGTCGACGCGCTGCGGCTGTCGGTCAGTGCCGTCACCCCGGAACAGATCGACCTCGGGCTGGACCGGCTGGCCGCCCTGGTCGCCGACGAGACGGCCCGACGGGCGGCGACCGCCGACGTGGGATGA
- a CDS encoding glycine hydroxymethyltransferase yields MSSLNAESTAFRSALEVIRAVEPRVADAIGAELADQRESLKLIASENYASPATLLTMGNWFSDKYAEGTVGRRFYAGCQNVDTVEALAAEHARELFGAAHAYVQPHSGIDANLVAFWAILADRVESPALKKAQVRQVNDLTEADWFALRRELGNQRMLGMSLDAGGHLTHGFRPNISGKMFDQRSYGTDPVTGLVDYDRVAEAAREFKPLILVAGYSAYPRKVNFRIMREIADSVGATFMVDMAHFAGLVAGRVFTGDFDPVPHAHIVTTTTHKSLRGPRGGMVLCQPELADQVDRGCPMVLGGPLPHVMAAKAVALAEARRPDFADYAQRIVDNAQALAEGLLRRGGKLVTGGTDNHLVLIDVSGYGLTGRQAEQALLDSGIVTNRNSVPQDPNGAWYTSGIRVGTPALTSRGLGVAQMDETAELIHTVLSQTRPGANPDGTPSKAKYVLDPAVADRVGKQASDLLTGFPLYPGIDLG; encoded by the coding sequence ATGTCGTCGCTGAACGCCGAATCCACCGCATTCCGCAGCGCCCTCGAGGTGATCCGCGCCGTCGAGCCGCGGGTGGCCGACGCCATCGGCGCCGAGCTCGCCGACCAGCGCGAGTCGCTCAAGCTCATCGCCAGCGAGAACTACGCCTCCCCCGCCACCCTGCTCACCATGGGCAACTGGTTCAGCGACAAGTACGCCGAGGGCACCGTCGGCCGGCGCTTCTACGCGGGCTGCCAGAACGTCGACACCGTCGAGGCGCTCGCCGCAGAGCACGCCCGGGAGCTGTTCGGCGCCGCTCACGCGTACGTGCAGCCGCACTCCGGCATCGACGCCAACCTGGTCGCGTTCTGGGCGATCCTGGCCGACCGGGTGGAGTCGCCCGCGCTGAAGAAGGCCCAGGTGCGCCAGGTCAACGACCTCACCGAGGCGGACTGGTTCGCCCTGCGGCGGGAGCTGGGCAACCAGCGGATGCTCGGCATGTCGCTGGACGCGGGCGGCCACCTCACCCACGGGTTCCGGCCGAACATCTCCGGCAAGATGTTCGACCAGCGCAGCTACGGCACCGACCCGGTCACCGGCCTCGTCGACTACGACCGGGTCGCCGAGGCGGCCCGCGAGTTCAAGCCGCTGATCCTGGTCGCCGGCTACTCGGCGTACCCGCGGAAGGTCAACTTCCGGATCATGCGGGAGATCGCCGACTCCGTCGGCGCCACCTTCATGGTCGACATGGCGCACTTCGCCGGCCTGGTCGCCGGCCGGGTCTTCACCGGCGACTTCGACCCGGTGCCGCACGCGCACATCGTCACCACCACCACGCACAAGTCGCTGCGCGGCCCGCGCGGCGGCATGGTGCTCTGCCAGCCCGAGCTGGCCGACCAGGTCGACCGGGGCTGCCCGATGGTGCTCGGCGGCCCGCTGCCGCACGTGATGGCGGCGAAGGCCGTCGCCCTCGCCGAGGCCCGGCGCCCCGACTTCGCCGACTACGCCCAGCGGATCGTCGACAACGCGCAGGCCCTCGCCGAGGGGCTGCTGCGCCGGGGCGGCAAGCTGGTCACCGGCGGCACCGACAACCACCTGGTGCTGATCGACGTCTCCGGCTACGGGCTGACCGGCCGGCAGGCCGAGCAGGCACTGCTCGACTCGGGCATCGTCACCAACCGCAACTCGGTTCCGCAGGACCCGAACGGCGCCTGGTACACCTCCGGCATCCGGGTCGGCACCCCGGCGCTGACCAGCCGGGGGCTGGGCGTCGCGCAGATGGACGAGACGGCCGAGCTGATCCACACCGTGCTCAGCCAGACCAGGCCGGGCGCGAACCCGGACGGCACGCCGTCCAAGGCAAAGTACGTCCTCGATCCGGCTGTCGCGGACCGGGTCGGCAAGCAGGCCAGCGACCTGCTGACCGGCTTCCCGCTCTACCCGGGCATCGACCTGGGCTGA
- a CDS encoding metallophosphoesterase family protein, with product MAGEHGEGGSLLAISDLHVGHRDNREVVQGLRPGSPQDWLLVAGDVGDTVADVEWTLGLLSRRFARVIWAPGNHELWTPPADPVKLRGAARYAYLVDACRRLGVLTPEDPYPVWRGAGGPVLVAPLFLLYDYSWRPDGFDTPEAALAEAYRVGVVCTDEFLLHPDPYPSRSAWSAARVAETARRLAEREPGMPTVLVNHWPLLREPTRVLHYPIFAQWCGTESTADWHLRFDAAAVVYGHLHIPRTTWHDGVRFEEVSVGYPREWQPRAKPPALRRILPAPRA from the coding sequence ATGGCGGGGGAGCACGGCGAGGGCGGCAGCCTGCTCGCCATCAGTGACCTGCACGTCGGTCACCGCGACAACCGGGAGGTGGTGCAGGGGCTGCGCCCCGGGTCGCCGCAGGACTGGCTGCTGGTCGCCGGGGACGTGGGCGACACCGTGGCCGACGTCGAGTGGACCCTCGGTCTGCTCAGCCGCCGTTTCGCGCGGGTGATCTGGGCGCCGGGCAACCACGAGTTGTGGACCCCGCCGGCAGACCCGGTGAAGCTGCGCGGGGCCGCGCGCTACGCGTATCTGGTCGACGCCTGCCGGCGGCTGGGCGTGCTGACCCCGGAGGACCCGTACCCGGTGTGGCGGGGGGCGGGTGGCCCGGTGCTGGTGGCGCCGCTGTTCCTGCTCTACGACTACAGCTGGCGCCCGGACGGGTTCGACACCCCCGAGGCGGCGCTGGCCGAGGCGTACCGGGTGGGGGTCGTGTGCACCGACGAGTTCCTGCTGCACCCCGACCCGTACCCGAGCCGGTCGGCGTGGTCCGCCGCCCGGGTCGCCGAGACCGCGCGGCGGCTCGCCGAGCGGGAACCGGGAATGCCGACGGTGCTGGTCAACCACTGGCCGCTGCTGCGCGAGCCGACCCGGGTGCTGCACTACCCGATCTTCGCCCAGTGGTGCGGCACCGAGTCCACCGCCGACTGGCACCTGCGCTTCGACGCCGCCGCGGTGGTCTACGGCCACCTGCACATCCCCCGCACCACCTGGCACGACGGGGTGCGGTTCGAGGAGGTCTCGGTGGGCTACCCCCGGGAGTGGCAGCCCCGGGCCAAGCCCCCGGCGCTGCGGCGGATCCTGCCCGCGCCCCGGGCATGA
- a CDS encoding hemerythrin domain-containing protein — translation MSTDAIVLLKEDHKEMRRLFKAFQDAEEGPAARRQKLVDEILEALTVHTYLENEVMYPEVRKLLPDLEDDILESYEEHHVADVLCAELFAMKAADERFNAKTTVLIENVLHHVEEEEQEWFPKVREALGRKQLQEIGERMIALRADAPRKPTDPKAIKKSLDAVTA, via the coding sequence GTGTCCACCGATGCCATCGTCCTGTTGAAAGAGGACCACAAGGAGATGCGCCGCCTGTTCAAGGCGTTCCAGGATGCCGAGGAGGGTCCGGCGGCCCGCCGGCAGAAGCTGGTGGACGAGATCCTGGAAGCCCTCACGGTGCACACCTACCTGGAGAACGAGGTGATGTACCCCGAGGTCCGCAAGCTCCTGCCCGACCTCGAGGACGACATCCTCGAGTCGTACGAGGAGCATCACGTCGCCGACGTGCTCTGCGCCGAACTGTTCGCCATGAAGGCTGCCGACGAGCGCTTCAACGCCAAGACCACGGTGCTGATCGAGAACGTCCTGCACCACGTCGAGGAGGAGGAGCAGGAGTGGTTTCCCAAGGTGCGCGAGGCACTCGGCCGTAAGCAGCTCCAGGAGATCGGCGAGCGGATGATCGCGCTGCGCGCGGACGCGCCGCGCAAGCCGACCGACCCGAAGGCGATCAAGAAGTCGCTGGACGCCGTGACGGCCTGA
- a CDS encoding S8 family peptidase, translating into MKNLRRKTLAAASAVTLGVGLAVAGGVAPAASAAGPDTTFLVLAPQGGKTDKAAARVAAAQGTVVASYHQIGVLVVRSTNPDFVTDVAGAGVDSVASTAGLGTALDEGETLEVSAAEAANTTADPTKEPLFSQQWDMPMIDVPQAHAVNAGRADVVVGVLDSGISSSHPDLASQIAKNKSTSCIGGVSDTTESAWNPTTSDHGTHVAGTIAAAVNGVGVTGVAPGVKVAAVKVVNDDGYIFPEAAVCGFMWAAEQGMRVTNNSYYIDPWELNCRNDARQRPVWKAIQRALRYSQSKGVLQVASAGNSNWDLAHKNTDTGSPNNGTPEERENLTNSCLVLPGEAPGVVTVSAVGPTGEKSYYSSYGQGVVDVTAPGGDTRFRTRGVSSTLTDGILSTTYNTTTKTNGWGYKQGTSMSSPHVAGVAALAVSAHPGMTSGQLSAFLGNTAEALPCPGGVYNPVPLIAAGPNAYDATCSGGKRNGFYGAGMVNAYNVVR; encoded by the coding sequence GTGAAGAACCTCCGTCGCAAGACACTGGCTGCCGCGTCCGCCGTGACGCTCGGCGTCGGCCTCGCCGTCGCCGGCGGGGTGGCCCCGGCGGCGTCGGCCGCCGGCCCGGACACCACGTTCCTGGTGCTCGCCCCGCAGGGCGGCAAGACCGACAAGGCGGCTGCCCGCGTGGCCGCCGCCCAGGGCACCGTGGTGGCCAGCTACCACCAGATCGGCGTGCTCGTCGTCCGGTCGACCAACCCCGACTTCGTCACGGACGTGGCGGGCGCGGGAGTCGACTCGGTGGCGTCCACCGCCGGCCTGGGCACCGCCCTCGACGAGGGCGAGACCCTGGAGGTCTCCGCGGCCGAGGCGGCCAACACGACCGCCGACCCGACCAAGGAGCCCCTCTTCAGTCAGCAGTGGGACATGCCGATGATCGACGTCCCGCAGGCCCACGCCGTCAACGCCGGCCGTGCCGACGTGGTGGTGGGCGTGCTGGACAGCGGCATCTCCTCCAGCCACCCCGATCTGGCCAGCCAGATCGCCAAGAACAAGAGCACGTCCTGCATCGGCGGGGTCTCCGACACCACCGAGTCCGCGTGGAACCCGACCACCTCCGACCACGGCACCCACGTGGCCGGCACCATCGCCGCCGCCGTCAACGGCGTCGGGGTGACCGGTGTCGCTCCGGGCGTCAAGGTGGCCGCCGTGAAGGTGGTCAACGACGACGGCTACATCTTCCCGGAGGCCGCGGTCTGCGGGTTCATGTGGGCCGCCGAGCAGGGCATGCGGGTGACCAACAACAGCTACTACATCGACCCGTGGGAGCTCAACTGCCGCAACGACGCACGTCAGCGTCCGGTGTGGAAGGCGATCCAGCGGGCGCTGCGTTACTCGCAGAGCAAGGGCGTGCTGCAGGTGGCGTCCGCGGGTAACTCGAACTGGGACCTCGCCCACAAGAACACCGACACGGGCAGCCCCAACAACGGGACGCCCGAGGAGCGCGAGAACCTCACCAACTCGTGCCTCGTCCTGCCTGGCGAGGCGCCGGGCGTGGTGACGGTGTCGGCGGTCGGCCCGACCGGGGAGAAGAGCTACTACTCCTCGTACGGCCAGGGCGTGGTCGACGTTACGGCGCCGGGTGGCGACACCCGCTTCCGTACCCGGGGTGTCAGCTCGACCCTCACCGACGGCATCCTGTCCACCACCTACAACACCACCACGAAGACCAACGGCTGGGGCTACAAGCAGGGCACCTCGATGTCCTCGCCGCACGTCGCCGGCGTGGCCGCCCTGGCCGTCTCGGCGCACCCGGGCATGACGTCCGGTCAGCTGTCGGCCTTCCTGGGCAACACCGCCGAGGCGCTTCCCTGCCCCGGCGGCGTCTACAACCCGGTGCCGCTGATCGCGGCCGGCCCGAACGCATACGACGCGACCTGCTCCGGCGGCAAGCGCAACGGCTTCTACGGCGCCGGCATGGTCAACGCGTACAACGTGGTGCGGTAA
- a CDS encoding NAD(P)H-hydrate dehydratase: MPNRSDTRVITPGLLRDWALPVPTGGKEARGTVLVVGGSRFTPGAVLLAGVAALRAGAGVLQLAAAESTAAALSIQVPEALVVGLPETADGAIAGQPGELLGDLVAEADVVAVGPGLKDIDETGRLLRLVLDAAGPETALVLDAYALGALSHAPDLLVGSGRPVVLTPNLTEARHLLGRDPGDDLDAEAVELAGRYDAVVSLYGHIATPDGQSWREESGDAGLGTSGSGDVRAGLLAGLLSRGAEPAQAACWAAFAHAVSGQRLVPRFGRIGFLARELLDEIPHTLATV; the protein is encoded by the coding sequence ATGCCGAACCGGTCTGACACCCGGGTGATCACCCCCGGGCTGCTGCGGGACTGGGCGCTGCCCGTGCCGACCGGCGGCAAGGAGGCCCGGGGCACGGTCCTGGTGGTCGGCGGCTCGCGGTTCACCCCCGGCGCGGTGCTGCTCGCCGGCGTTGCCGCGCTGCGGGCCGGGGCCGGCGTGCTCCAGCTCGCCGCCGCCGAGTCCACCGCCGCCGCGTTGAGCATCCAGGTGCCCGAGGCGCTGGTGGTGGGGCTGCCCGAGACCGCCGACGGCGCGATCGCCGGGCAGCCCGGCGAGCTGCTGGGTGACCTGGTGGCGGAGGCGGACGTGGTGGCCGTGGGCCCCGGTCTGAAGGACATCGACGAGACCGGCCGCCTGCTGCGCCTGGTGCTCGACGCGGCCGGCCCGGAGACGGCGCTGGTGCTGGACGCGTACGCCCTGGGGGCCCTCAGCCACGCCCCGGACCTGCTGGTCGGGTCCGGGCGGCCGGTGGTGCTCACTCCCAACCTCACCGAGGCCCGGCACCTGCTCGGCCGGGACCCGGGCGACGACCTGGACGCCGAGGCGGTCGAGCTGGCCGGCCGGTACGACGCGGTGGTCTCGCTCTACGGCCACATCGCCACCCCCGACGGCCAAAGCTGGCGGGAGGAGAGCGGCGACGCGGGCCTGGGCACCTCCGGCAGCGGGGACGTGCGCGCCGGGCTGCTGGCCGGGCTGCTGTCGCGGGGTGCGGAGCCGGCGCAGGCCGCGTGTTGGGCGGCGTTCGCCCACGCGGTGAGCGGTCAGCGGCTGGTCCCCCGGTTCGGTCGGATCGGGTTCCTCGCCCGGGAGCTGCTCGACGAGATCCCCCACACGCTGGCGACCGTCTGA
- a CDS encoding histidine phosphatase family protein — MAELATLWIVRHGESTANVAATAAEASGVELIDLPLRDADVPLSPTGEEQARATGRWLAGLPEARRPDVAVVSPYLRAVRTAELALAGTGIPLTRDERLRDRELGILDGMTGQGVRRRHPQEAARRDRLGKFYYRPPGGESWTDVALRLRALLGDLRRDHEGRRVLLFGHDALVFLTRYLVEGLAEAELMALTREHVIANCSITGWSAGTAGRLTPDVFNDIGHLREQGARPTREDEVHAEPV; from the coding sequence ATGGCGGAACTGGCGACGCTCTGGATCGTCCGGCACGGCGAGAGCACGGCGAACGTGGCGGCCACGGCGGCCGAGGCGTCCGGCGTCGAGCTGATCGACCTGCCCCTGCGGGACGCCGACGTGCCGTTGAGCCCGACCGGGGAGGAGCAGGCCAGGGCCACCGGGCGGTGGCTGGCCGGGCTGCCGGAGGCCCGCCGGCCGGACGTGGCGGTGGTGTCGCCGTACCTGCGGGCGGTGCGGACCGCCGAGCTGGCCCTCGCCGGCACCGGGATCCCGTTGACCCGCGACGAGCGGCTGCGCGACCGGGAGCTGGGCATCCTGGACGGAATGACTGGGCAGGGGGTGCGCCGCCGGCATCCGCAGGAGGCGGCCCGCCGGGACCGGCTCGGCAAGTTCTACTACCGGCCGCCGGGCGGGGAGTCCTGGACCGACGTGGCGCTGCGACTGCGTGCCCTTCTCGGCGACCTGCGCCGCGACCACGAGGGCCGGCGCGTGCTGCTGTTCGGCCACGACGCCCTGGTCTTCCTGACCCGCTACCTGGTGGAGGGGCTCGCCGAGGCAGAGCTGATGGCGCTGACCCGCGAGCACGTCATCGCCAACTGCTCGATCACCGGCTGGTCCGCCGGTACCGCCGGCCGGCTGACTCCGGACGTGTTCAACGACATCGGTCACCTGCGGGAGCAGGGCGCCCGACCGACCAGGGAGGACGAGGTCCATGCCGAACCGGTCTGA
- a CDS encoding alpha/beta hydrolase, whose protein sequence is MATYVLIPPAGSGPWYWHLLTEQLRDRGHDVVAVDLPCDDGSAGLAEYTDAAVRAIEGRTDLVVVAQSFGAFTGPLVCDRVHADLLVLLTPMVPSPGESPGEWWGGTGYAAARQIQAEREGWTPEQDGDPNVVFFHELPAQLIEEATANARDQSGTPFEKPWPLAAWPDVPTRALLCRGDRFFPIDFLRKLVSDRLGLTADEMDGGHPVALSRPRELADRLEEIRREVCEVTRPAQRG, encoded by the coding sequence ATGGCGACGTACGTGTTGATTCCCCCCGCGGGCAGCGGGCCCTGGTACTGGCACCTGCTGACGGAGCAGCTACGCGACCGGGGGCACGACGTGGTGGCGGTCGACCTGCCGTGCGACGACGGCTCGGCGGGGCTGGCGGAATACACCGACGCCGCCGTCCGCGCCATCGAGGGCCGCACCGACCTGGTCGTGGTGGCCCAGTCGTTCGGCGCGTTCACCGGCCCGCTGGTGTGTGACCGGGTCCATGCGGATCTGCTCGTGTTGCTGACCCCGATGGTGCCCTCCCCCGGTGAGTCGCCGGGCGAGTGGTGGGGCGGCACCGGCTACGCAGCGGCCAGGCAGATCCAGGCGGAACGCGAGGGCTGGACGCCGGAGCAGGACGGGGACCCGAACGTCGTCTTCTTCCACGAGCTGCCGGCGCAGTTGATCGAGGAGGCCACGGCGAACGCCCGGGACCAGTCGGGGACGCCGTTCGAGAAGCCGTGGCCGCTCGCCGCCTGGCCGGACGTACCGACCCGGGCGCTGCTCTGCCGGGGTGACCGCTTCTTCCCGATCGACTTCCTGCGGAAGCTGGTGTCCGACCGGTTGGGCCTCACGGCGGACGAGATGGACGGCGGACACCCGGTGGCCCTGAGCCGGCCGCGCGAGCTGGCCGACCGGCTGGAGGAGATCCGGCGGGAGGTCTGCGAGGTCACCCGGCCCGCGCAGCGGGGCTGA